The following are from one region of the Candidatus Edwardsbacteria bacterium genome:
- a CDS encoding M23 family metallopeptidase, which translates to MIFKKSYSFIILPHHGEQGKSVFFHSWWLNAILLTTITAAGISGFFIARHYLFHHKLKTAFEPTFKENEVLKEERKGYDQVKDSLSHDISSLQAQLKKERSNYLASVGSLARQVDNLRKLAVKVKIQAGFKTANIVEEGEDAGGPESPITLGRYDINRPVETAQLEARVIPDIFQQVSELKKIDGYLETKECLLSATPELAPLFGKMTSTFGVRRWRRSGHSENHYGLDIAVPRGTPVSAPAEGVVTIRSRVGDYGNLVELDHGTGYTTRFGHLSKFNVEIGDRVKKGQVIGFVGSTGRSTGPHLHYEVRMNGTPVDPIGYMGDLGE; encoded by the coding sequence ATGATATTTAAGAAATCATACTCGTTCATCATCCTGCCGCATCACGGGGAGCAGGGAAAGTCAGTGTTCTTTCACTCTTGGTGGCTGAATGCCATTTTGCTGACAACTATAACGGCGGCGGGCATCTCCGGTTTTTTCATCGCCCGGCATTACCTGTTCCACCATAAACTCAAGACCGCCTTTGAGCCCACCTTCAAGGAGAACGAGGTCTTAAAGGAAGAGCGCAAGGGATATGACCAGGTCAAGGACTCTTTATCCCACGACATCTCATCTCTCCAGGCCCAGCTTAAAAAGGAGCGCAGCAATTACCTGGCCTCGGTGGGCAGCCTGGCCCGGCAGGTGGATAATCTGCGCAAACTGGCGGTCAAGGTCAAGATCCAGGCCGGCTTCAAGACCGCCAACATAGTGGAGGAGGGGGAGGACGCCGGCGGTCCGGAGTCGCCCATCACCCTCGGCCGATATGATATCAATAGGCCTGTTGAAACGGCCCAACTGGAGGCCCGGGTCATCCCCGATATCTTCCAGCAGGTTTCTGAGCTTAAAAAAATTGACGGTTACCTGGAGACCAAGGAATGCCTGCTTTCGGCCACCCCCGAACTGGCGCCGCTGTTCGGTAAGATGACCTCCACCTTCGGTGTTCGCAGGTGGAGACGGAGCGGGCACTCGGAGAATCATTACGGGCTGGACATAGCCGTGCCCCGCGGTACGCCGGTAAGCGCACCGGCCGAGGGGGTGGTGACCATCAGGAGCCGGGTGGGCGATTACGGCAATCTGGTAGAATTGGACCATGGAACAGGATATACCACCAGATTCGGGCATCTCTCTAAATTCAATGTTGAGATAGGCGACCGGGTCAAAAAAGGCCAGGTGATCGGCTTTGTGGGCTCCACCGGGCGCTCCACCGGGCCGCATCTGCATTATGAAGTGCGAATGAACGGCACACCGGTCGACCCCATCGGCTATATGGGCGATCTGGGAGAATAA
- a CDS encoding glycine C-acetyltransferase: MALHIKVKEFYRNELVELKNADLFKEERYIHTPQAASIMVEYPPNSPQKEVINFCANNYLGLSSHPAIVAAAQKGLEERGFGLSSVRFICGTQDKHKELEQKISKFLGMEDAILYSSCFDANLGVFEALLGEEDALISDELNHASIIDGIRLCKAERRRFKHMDMHDLENHLKQTMNKRFRMIVTDGVFSMDGDLAPLEQICNLAEEYEAMVLVDESHASGFVGPTGRGTHQHFDVMGRVDIITTTFGKALGGASGGCVSSSKEIVDILRQRSRPYLFSNTISPSVVAATIKAIEMMQGSTALRDKVMSNALYFRQKMKEAGFDIREGIHPIVPIILHEAEIVQQMSRMLYDEGIYVVGFFYPVVPRGRARIRVQISAAHEREHLDKAIEAFTKVGKKLGVLK; this comes from the coding sequence ATGGCACTGCACATCAAGGTAAAGGAATTTTACCGCAACGAACTGGTGGAGCTGAAGAACGCCGATCTTTTCAAGGAGGAGCGCTACATCCACACGCCCCAGGCGGCCAGCATCATGGTGGAATACCCGCCCAACTCGCCCCAGAAGGAGGTCATCAACTTCTGCGCCAACAACTACCTGGGGCTCTCCAGCCACCCGGCCATAGTGGCCGCGGCCCAGAAGGGCCTGGAGGAGCGGGGCTTCGGGCTGTCGTCGGTCCGGTTCATCTGCGGCACCCAGGACAAACACAAGGAACTGGAGCAGAAGATCTCCAAATTCCTGGGGATGGAGGACGCCATCCTGTATTCCTCCTGCTTCGACGCCAACCTGGGCGTGTTCGAGGCCCTTTTGGGCGAGGAGGACGCCCTGATCTCGGACGAGCTGAACCACGCCTCCATCATCGACGGCATCAGGCTTTGCAAGGCCGAGAGGCGCCGCTTTAAGCACATGGACATGCATGACCTGGAAAATCACCTGAAGCAGACAATGAACAAGCGCTTTAGGATGATCGTCACCGACGGGGTCTTCTCCATGGACGGCGACCTGGCTCCGCTGGAGCAGATCTGCAACCTGGCGGAAGAATACGAGGCCATGGTGCTGGTGGACGAGAGCCACGCCAGCGGGTTCGTGGGTCCCACCGGCCGCGGCACCCACCAGCATTTCGACGTGATGGGACGGGTGGACATCATCACCACCACCTTCGGCAAGGCGCTGGGAGGGGCCTCGGGCGGCTGCGTGTCATCCAGCAAGGAGATCGTGGATATCCTGCGCCAGCGCTCCAGGCCCTACCTGTTCTCCAACACCATCAGCCCGTCGGTAGTGGCCGCCACCATCAAGGCGATTGAAATGATGCAGGGCTCCACCGCCCTGCGGGACAAAGTGATGAGCAACGCCCTGTACTTCAGGCAGAAGATGAAGGAGGCCGGGTTCGACATCAGGGAAGGCATTCACCCAATCGTGCCCATCATCCTGCATGAGGCCGAGATCGTCCAGCAGATGTCCCGGATGCTCTATGACGAGGGCATCTACGTGGTCGGGTTCTTCTACCCGGTGGTGCCGCGGGGCCGGGCCAGGATCCGGGTCCAGATATCGGCGGCCCACGAGCGGGAGCATTTGGACAAGGCCATCGAAGCTTTTACCAAGGTGGGCAAGAAACTGGGGGTATTGAAATGA
- the kbl gene encoding glycine C-acetyltransferase translates to MAYSSKARDFYSGELQGMKDKGIFKEERYIQSPQAASIKVEYPKGAEPKQVLNFCANNYLGLSSHPEVVKAAHEALDSRGYGLSSVRFICGTQDIHNELEIKMSEFLGMEGTCLFPSCMEANAGLFDVVLTPEDAMISDRLVHASIVDGLKLCKAQMFNYKHNSMSHLEEKLQEAQSCRLRMIITDGVFSMDGDIAPLDKICDLADKYDAMVMVDDSHATGFIGKTGRGTHEYHNVMKRVDIITTTFGKGLGGATGGSVSGPKEIAEMCRQRARPYLFSNTMPPAVVAGSIKVLELLSKSTDRRDKLEKNTKYWREGLTKAGLDLKQGDTPIVPVMLYNAKLAQDIARDLYHEGIYVTGFFFPVVAQGQARIRTQISAGHEMEHLDKALAAFTKIGQKYGILGLKKDEIIAKYGL, encoded by the coding sequence ATGGCCTACAGTTCCAAAGCCAGGGATTTCTATTCCGGAGAGCTCCAGGGGATGAAGGACAAGGGGATCTTCAAGGAAGAACGATACATCCAGTCGCCCCAGGCCGCCAGCATCAAGGTGGAATACCCCAAGGGGGCCGAACCCAAGCAGGTGCTGAACTTCTGCGCCAACAATTATCTGGGCCTGTCCAGCCACCCCGAGGTGGTCAAGGCCGCCCACGAGGCCCTGGATTCCCGGGGCTACGGGCTGTCCTCGGTCCGCTTCATCTGCGGCACCCAGGACATCCACAACGAGCTGGAGATCAAGATGAGCGAGTTCCTGGGGATGGAGGGCACCTGCCTGTTCCCCTCCTGCATGGAAGCCAACGCCGGGCTGTTCGACGTGGTGCTGACCCCGGAGGACGCCATGATCTCGGACCGGCTGGTCCACGCCTCCATCGTGGACGGCCTCAAGCTGTGCAAGGCCCAGATGTTCAACTACAAGCACAACAGCATGTCCCACCTGGAGGAGAAACTGCAGGAGGCCCAGAGCTGCCGCCTGCGGATGATCATCACCGACGGGGTGTTCTCCATGGACGGCGACATCGCGCCCTTGGACAAGATCTGCGACCTGGCCGACAAGTACGATGCCATGGTGATGGTGGACGATTCCCACGCCACCGGGTTCATCGGCAAGACCGGCCGCGGCACCCACGAGTACCACAACGTGATGAAAAGGGTGGACATCATCACCACCACTTTTGGCAAGGGTTTGGGCGGCGCCACCGGCGGCTCGGTCTCCGGACCCAAGGAGATCGCCGAGATGTGCCGGCAGCGGGCCCGTCCCTACCTGTTCTCCAATACCATGCCTCCGGCGGTGGTGGCCGGATCAATAAAAGTCTTAGAGCTTCTTTCCAAGTCCACCGACCGCCGGGACAAGCTGGAGAAGAACACCAAGTACTGGCGCGAGGGGCTGACCAAGGCCGGGTTAGACCTGAAGCAGGGCGACACCCCCATCGTCCCGGTGATGCTGTACAACGCCAAGCTGGCCCAGGACATCGCCCGCGACCTGTACCACGAGGGCATCTACGTGACGGGCTTCTTCTTCCCGGTGGTGGCCCAGGGCCAGGCCCGGATAAGGACCCAGATCTCGGCCGGGCACGAGATGGAGCATTTGGACAAGGCCCTGGCGGCCTTCACCAAGATCGGCCAGAAGTACGGGATACTGGGGCTGAAGAAAGACGAGATCATAGCCAAGTACGGGTTGTAA
- a CDS encoding acyl carrier protein: MSDEIKKMIIEYVKKEYLDEDSDQEVKEDTKLISSGIVDSFSMVSLKTYLEKKFQIKLPDEDATPEAFDSVNNIIELIKKFGAKV; encoded by the coding sequence ATGTCCGACGAAATCAAGAAAATGATCATCGAATACGTCAAAAAAGAATACCTGGACGAGGATTCCGACCAGGAGGTCAAGGAGGACACCAAGCTGATCTCCAGCGGGATCGTGGATTCGTTCTCCATGGTCTCCCTGAAGACCTACCTGGAGAAGAAATTCCAGATCAAGCTGCCGGACGAGGACGCCACCCCCGAGGCCTTTGACTCGGTCAACAACATCATCGAGCTGATCAAGAAATTCGGAGCCAAGGTCTAA
- the acsA gene encoding acetate--CoA ligase: MSNIGSYEERYKNFDWKISEQELEYGKNGQYNIGYYCSDRICERGLGSKPALIWEGFTGEVKKYTYDDIRAYSNTTAKFLQDQGVKPGDRVCLFMDKIPELYICFLGILKMGAIAQPLFSAFGEESLITRLDDAKTRAVLTTRKHAGKVRRIRKDLPELATIIIVDADDKPLNAGEAAFAMEKLPRVEKFDIVKVERETPSVLHYTSGTTGKPKGAQHVHNSLVAQYITAKWVLDLKDDDIYWCTADPGWVTGTSYGIIGPWANGVTQVVLDAGFSAQNWYAFIERMKVTMWYSAPTAIRMLMKEGVEAVKKHDTSSLRHLCSVGEPLNAEAVIWSEKAFGQPFYDTFWQTETGAMMICNYPGMKVKPGSMGKPFPGITASVVNPKTFEPVDKPGTVGLIAFRPGWPSMMRAYWNNQETYDGKFKNGWYLSGDRSSIDADGYYWFVGRDDDVINTAGHLVGPFEIESALLEHPAVAESAAVGKPDPLNMEVVKAFIALKPGFEPSSDLEMDIMNFIRKKLSPLAMPQEIEFMASMPKTRSGKIMRRMLRAKEWGEEIGDISTLEND; the protein is encoded by the coding sequence ATGAGCAACATAGGGTCATACGAGGAGCGTTATAAAAATTTCGATTGGAAGATATCGGAACAGGAGCTGGAGTACGGGAAGAACGGGCAGTACAACATCGGTTATTACTGCAGCGACCGGATCTGCGAAAGGGGCCTGGGCTCAAAGCCGGCCCTGATCTGGGAGGGATTCACCGGCGAAGTCAAGAAGTACACCTATGACGACATCCGGGCCTACAGCAACACCACCGCCAAATTCCTCCAGGACCAGGGGGTCAAGCCGGGCGACCGGGTCTGCCTGTTCATGGACAAGATCCCCGAACTGTATATCTGCTTCCTGGGGATCTTGAAGATGGGGGCCATAGCCCAGCCCCTGTTCTCGGCCTTCGGCGAAGAATCGCTGATCACCAGGCTGGACGACGCCAAGACCAGGGCGGTGCTGACCACCAGAAAACATGCGGGCAAGGTGCGCCGGATCCGCAAGGACCTGCCGGAGCTGGCCACCATCATCATCGTTGACGCCGATGACAAGCCGCTCAACGCCGGCGAGGCCGCCTTTGCCATGGAAAAGCTGCCCCGGGTGGAAAAGTTCGACATTGTCAAGGTCGAGCGGGAGACCCCGTCGGTGCTGCACTATACCTCGGGAACCACCGGAAAGCCCAAGGGGGCCCAGCACGTCCACAATTCCCTGGTGGCCCAGTACATCACCGCCAAGTGGGTGCTGGACCTTAAGGACGACGACATCTACTGGTGCACCGCCGATCCCGGCTGGGTCACCGGCACCTCCTACGGCATCATCGGGCCCTGGGCCAACGGGGTCACCCAGGTGGTGCTGGACGCCGGCTTCAGCGCCCAGAACTGGTACGCCTTCATCGAGCGGATGAAGGTCACCATGTGGTACTCGGCCCCCACCGCCATCCGGATGCTGATGAAGGAAGGGGTGGAGGCGGTCAAAAAGCACGACACCTCCTCCCTGCGCCACCTGTGCAGCGTGGGCGAGCCGCTCAACGCCGAGGCCGTGATCTGGTCGGAGAAAGCCTTCGGCCAGCCATTCTACGACACCTTCTGGCAGACCGAGACCGGGGCCATGATGATCTGCAACTATCCCGGGATGAAGGTCAAGCCCGGCTCCATGGGCAAGCCCTTCCCCGGCATCACCGCCAGCGTGGTCAACCCCAAGACCTTCGAGCCGGTGGACAAGCCCGGCACCGTGGGGCTGATAGCCTTCCGGCCCGGCTGGCCCTCCATGATGCGGGCCTACTGGAACAACCAGGAGACCTACGACGGCAAGTTCAAGAACGGCTGGTACCTCTCGGGCGACCGCTCCAGCATAGATGCCGACGGTTACTACTGGTTCGTGGGCCGCGATGACGATGTCATCAACACCGCCGGCCACCTGGTGGGTCCGTTCGAGATCGAGTCGGCATTGCTGGAGCACCCGGCGGTGGCCGAGTCGGCCGCGGTGGGCAAGCCCGACCCCCTGAACATGGAGGTGGTCAAGGCCTTCATCGCCCTCAAGCCGGGCTTCGAGCCTTCCAGCGACCTGGAGATGGACATCATGAACTTCATCCGCAAGAAGCTGTCGCCGCTGGCCATGCCACAGGAGATAGAGTTCATGGCCTCGATGCCCAAGACCCGGAGCGGAAAGATCATGCGCCGGATGCTGCGGGCCAAGGAGTGGGGCGAGGAGATCGGAGATATCTCGACCCTGGAAAACGACTAG
- the acpS gene encoding holo-ACP synthase, whose amino-acid sequence MVLGIGADIVAVERFKKLKDKEEFLAQFLSSDELSRAPKMNRDLFYASLFAVKESTLKALGCGLSRGSYWHDIRVTEDIRVSLSGRLLEFLPDVGGHSIHVSVSETGEYAVAYVIIENINK is encoded by the coding sequence ATGGTTCTTGGCATCGGGGCCGACATCGTGGCCGTGGAACGGTTCAAAAAGCTCAAGGATAAGGAGGAATTTTTAGCTCAGTTCCTCTCATCCGATGAACTGTCCCGCGCTCCCAAGATGAACCGGGACCTGTTCTATGCCTCGCTGTTCGCCGTCAAGGAATCCACCCTGAAAGCCCTGGGGTGCGGCCTCAGCCGGGGGTCTTACTGGCATGATATCCGGGTGACAGAGGATATCCGGGTGAGCCTCTCCGGCCGGCTGCTAGAATTCCTGCCGGATGTAGGCGGCCATTCCATCCATGTCTCGGTATCGGAGACCGGTGAATACGCAGTAGCCTATGTAATAATTGAAAATATAAACAAGTAG
- a CDS encoding acetate uptake transporter, with translation MDNATKIQDTTANPAPLGLMGFGMTTILLNLHNAGFFGLDSAILAMGLFYGGITQLIVGIMEWKKGNTFGTVAFTSYGAFWITLVGLMVMPKLGWTEAPSPASWASFLFVWGFFSLLLFIGTLRLNKALQFVFGTLVILFFLLAAGKATGNAGIMKIAGYEGIICGASAMYAAIAQVYNEMHGKVVLPLGPVKAA, from the coding sequence ATGGACAACGCCACCAAGATCCAGGATACCACCGCCAATCCCGCACCGCTGGGCCTGATGGGTTTCGGCATGACCACCATCCTTTTGAACCTCCACAATGCCGGGTTCTTCGGCCTGGACAGCGCCATTCTGGCCATGGGCCTGTTCTACGGCGGCATCACTCAGCTGATAGTCGGCATCATGGAATGGAAGAAGGGCAACACCTTCGGCACGGTGGCCTTCACCTCCTACGGCGCCTTCTGGATAACCCTGGTGGGCCTGATGGTAATGCCCAAGCTGGGTTGGACCGAGGCCCCGTCCCCGGCCTCGTGGGCCAGCTTTCTCTTCGTCTGGGGATTCTTTTCGTTGCTGCTGTTCATCGGCACCTTAAGGCTGAACAAGGCCCTGCAGTTCGTATTCGGAACGCTGGTCATCTTGTTCTTCCTGCTGGCGGCCGGCAAGGCCACCGGCAATGCAGGCATAATGAAGATCGCCGGATATGAAGGCATCATCTGCGGCGCTTCGGCCATGTATGCCGCCATCGCCCAGGTCTATAATGAGATGCACGGGAAAGTAGTGCTGCCGCTGGGCCCGGTGAAAGCCGCTTAA
- a CDS encoding alcohol dehydrogenase catalytic domain-containing protein: MPQKMKAVVKTRPQLGAEWQEVEIPEPKPDWVKVKVLATSICGTDVHIYEWNKWSQDRIGSKNLPQILGHEVAGEVVEVGSHCKRIKVGDYISAETHIYDPGDLQAMLGQLHIGERMKILGVDHNGCFAEYFSLPESVCWVNDKSIPPELAAVQEPMGNACYALLGETADVAGKSVAIFGDGPTALFSVGLARASGLTQIFVVGMSEFALNIAKIMGADHILNISDKTVNRLEFIRDHTGGYGTDIVLDMVGAPSAIEEGMKAIRKGGRYSAFGVPNISPLPVDYTNGIVFRGITINGISGRKMFDTWYRVKNFLASGRIDIKPIVTHLFELKDYAKGFDAAMGNPRQCGKAVLFPDPKELEAARKRMEIK; the protein is encoded by the coding sequence ATGCCTCAAAAAATGAAGGCGGTGGTCAAGACCAGGCCCCAGCTGGGGGCGGAGTGGCAGGAGGTCGAGATCCCGGAGCCGAAGCCCGACTGGGTGAAGGTCAAGGTTCTGGCCACCTCCATCTGCGGCACCGACGTCCACATTTACGAATGGAACAAATGGTCCCAGGACCGGATCGGGTCGAAAAACCTTCCCCAGATCCTGGGCCACGAGGTGGCCGGCGAGGTGGTGGAGGTGGGGTCGCACTGCAAGCGGATCAAGGTGGGTGATTACATCTCGGCCGAGACCCACATCTACGATCCCGGCGACCTGCAGGCCATGCTGGGTCAGCTGCACATCGGCGAGCGGATGAAGATACTGGGGGTGGACCACAACGGCTGTTTTGCCGAGTACTTCTCCCTGCCGGAATCGGTCTGCTGGGTCAACGACAAGAGCATTCCGCCGGAGCTGGCCGCGGTCCAGGAGCCGATGGGCAACGCCTGCTACGCCCTGCTGGGCGAGACCGCCGACGTGGCCGGCAAGAGCGTGGCCATCTTCGGGGACGGCCCCACCGCGCTGTTCTCGGTGGGACTGGCCCGGGCCTCGGGGCTCACCCAGATCTTTGTGGTCGGGATGTCGGAGTTCGCCCTGAACATCGCCAAGATCATGGGAGCCGACCATATTTTGAACATCAGCGACAAGACCGTCAACAGACTGGAGTTCATCCGGGATCACACCGGAGGCTACGGCACCGACATCGTGCTGGACATGGTGGGTGCGCCCTCGGCCATCGAGGAGGGGATGAAGGCGATCCGCAAGGGCGGCCGCTACAGCGCCTTTGGGGTGCCTAACATCTCGCCGCTGCCGGTGGACTATACCAACGGCATCGTGTTCCGGGGCATCACCATCAACGGCATCTCCGGCCGCAAGATGTTCGACACCTGGTACCGGGTCAAGAACTTCCTGGCCTCGGGGCGGATAGACATCAAGCCCATCGTCACACATCTGTTCGAGCTCAAGGACTATGCCAAGGGCTTTGACGCGGCCATGGGAAACCCAAGACAGTGCGGCAAGGCGGTGCTGTTCCCGGATCCCAAGGAGCTGGAGGCGGCCAGGAAGAGAATGGAGATAAAATAG
- a CDS encoding tetratricopeptide repeat protein, giving the protein MRVRIKITAEEVVKLLVNSSLVLKLLVDYPEAESRLDRAIGLAERFEQGNLKHRALSEKASLYYLWGKLDEGLELTRAVISEGGAEHAEILASAWNTAGNIHLRCCSFEMAEHSFLRALDQYQKMEMETSVGIVRNNLANIHNIQGNYTRALELYRQALECFERQNDLFRTAHVLYSMGQIVLALKDTAQAKDLLNRSLALRQVVQDYRGIINNLLMQVGILTDERDYNGAREQLRQTDQIMKERKITDSHLWAYRDGEAGLFHFAAGEYDRAEACLLRLIELSQKIKESSFLSRGYSCLGRTRVFRDGTLAGIADIKKGIELAQAGNLPLELKDSWAYLMECYSRLGQMESARQAAQNYARVALEQGADQAAVDSEIARTLSGIS; this is encoded by the coding sequence ATGCGAGTCAGAATCAAAATAACTGCCGAAGAAGTAGTAAAACTATTGGTAAACAGCTCTTTGGTCCTTAAACTTTTGGTTGACTATCCGGAGGCGGAATCGCGGCTGGACAGGGCAATAGGCCTGGCCGAAAGGTTCGAGCAGGGAAATTTGAAACATAGGGCCTTATCCGAAAAGGCATCTCTTTACTATCTCTGGGGCAAACTCGATGAAGGTTTGGAACTGACCCGGGCGGTAATATCGGAGGGCGGAGCGGAGCACGCCGAAATTCTGGCCAGCGCCTGGAATACAGCGGGAAACATTCACTTGCGGTGCTGCAGTTTTGAAATGGCCGAGCATTCGTTCCTACGGGCCCTGGACCAATATCAAAAAATGGAAATGGAAACATCGGTGGGGATCGTCCGGAATAATCTGGCAAATATCCATAACATTCAGGGCAATTACACCAGGGCGCTTGAGTTATACCGGCAGGCCCTGGAATGTTTCGAACGGCAAAACGACCTCTTCCGTACCGCCCATGTGCTGTATTCCATGGGACAGATAGTGCTGGCTCTCAAGGACACCGCCCAGGCCAAGGACTTGCTGAACCGTTCGCTGGCCTTGCGTCAGGTGGTGCAGGACTACCGCGGCATAATCAACAATCTGTTGATGCAGGTCGGGATCCTGACCGATGAACGTGATTATAACGGGGCCAGGGAGCAGCTCCGCCAGACCGATCAGATCATGAAGGAACGTAAAATCACTGATTCTCACCTGTGGGCCTACCGGGACGGCGAGGCAGGATTATTCCATTTTGCCGCCGGGGAATACGATCGGGCCGAGGCCTGCTTACTAAGGCTGATCGAACTGTCGCAAAAGATTAAAGAGTCGTCTTTTCTTTCCCGGGGTTACAGTTGTCTGGGCAGGACCAGGGTCTTCAGGGACGGGACCTTGGCAGGGATTGCCGATATCAAAAAGGGGATAGAACTGGCCCAGGCCGGGAACCTGCCACTGGAACTGAAGGACAGCTGGGCCTATCTCATGGAATGTTATTCCCGTCTGGGCCAGATGGAATCGGCCCGGCAGGCGGCCCAGAATTATGCCCGGGTGGCCTTGGAGCAGGGTGCCGACCAGGCAGCGGTGGATTCGGAAATAGCCCGGACCCTTTCCGGCATAAGCTGA
- the dtd gene encoding D-aminoacyl-tRNA deacylase: MRLVIQRVSSASVTVENNLTGKIGQGLVILAGFSHLDDGTVIARLAEKAVNLRVFEDDAGKMNLSLQDVRGGILLVSQFTLYADCRKGRRPSFTDAAAPEKAQSLYQRLIDAFKSSGIEVQAGVFGARMLVSINNDGPVTVIIDSRDIC; the protein is encoded by the coding sequence ATGCGACTGGTCATACAGCGCGTTTCTTCGGCTTCGGTAACCGTCGAAAATAATCTTACCGGGAAGATCGGCCAGGGTCTAGTTATCCTGGCCGGATTTTCACATCTGGACGACGGGACGGTCATCGCCAGGCTGGCCGAAAAGGCGGTAAATCTTCGAGTGTTCGAGGATGATGCCGGAAAGATGAACCTTTCCCTGCAGGATGTCAGGGGAGGCATCCTGCTGGTCTCCCAGTTCACTCTGTATGCCGACTGCCGAAAGGGCAGGCGCCCCTCCTTCACCGATGCGGCCGCTCCGGAAAAAGCCCAATCGCTTTATCAAAGACTTATTGATGCTTTTAAGTCTTCCGGTATAGAGGTGCAGGCCGGGGTGTTCGGCGCCAGGATGCTGGTCAGCATCAACAACGACGGCCCGGTGACCGTCATCATAGATTCCCGGGATATTTGCTGA